Proteins found in one Micropterus dolomieu isolate WLL.071019.BEF.003 ecotype Adirondacks linkage group LG10, ASM2129224v1, whole genome shotgun sequence genomic segment:
- the sf3b6 gene encoding splicing factor 3B subunit 6, with protein MAMQAAKRANIRLPPEVNRILYVRNLPYKITAEEMYDIFGKYGPIRQIRTGNTPESRGTAYVVYEDIFDAKNACDHLSGFNVCNRYLVVLYYNANRAFQKMDTKKKEEQLKLLKEKYGINTDPPK; from the exons atGGCTATGCAAGCAGCGAAACGCGCTAAT ATACGATTACCTCCTGAGGTGAACAGAATCCTGTATGTCAGGAACCTTCCTTACAAGATCACAGCTGAGGAAATGTATGATATCTTTGGGAAGTATGGACCAATACGTCAGATCAGAAC AGGGAACACACCTGAATCGAGAGGAACAGCATATGTGGTTTATGAAGACATCTTTGATGCCAAGAATGCATGTGACCATCTGTCAGGCTTCAATGTCTGCAACCGTTACCTTGTGGTTCTTTACTACAATGCAAACAGA GCTTTCCAAAAAATGGacacaaagaagaaagaagaacagCTGAAGCTTCTGAAAGAGAAATATGGCATCAACACAGACCCTCCAAAGTAG